Proteins encoded in a region of the Flavobacteriaceae bacterium HL-DH10 genome:
- the mce gene encoding methylmalonyl-CoA epimerase — protein sequence MNKIEHIGIAVKNIDDSNELFTKLFGEPQYKTEAVESEGVKTSFFKVGNNKIELLEAIDQDSLIGKFINTKGEGIHHIAFDVDDIEAEVKRLKKEGFIVLNDIPKKGADNKLVVFLHPKTTNGVLIELCQDFF from the coding sequence ATGAATAAAATTGAACATATAGGTATTGCTGTTAAAAATATTGACGACTCAAATGAATTGTTTACCAAATTGTTTGGAGAGCCACAGTATAAAACAGAAGCGGTCGAAAGTGAAGGTGTAAAAACATCATTTTTTAAAGTAGGTAATAATAAAATTGAACTATTAGAAGCTATAGATCAAGATAGTCTAATTGGTAAATTTATAAATACGAAAGGAGAAGGTATTCATCATATTGCTTTTGATGTTGATGATATTGAAGCAGAAGTAAAACGATTGAAGAAAGAAGGCTTTATTGTTTTAAATGATATACCCAAAAAAGGTGCTGATAATAAGTTAGTTGTGTTTTTGCATCCTAAGACAACAAATGGTGTACTTATAGAGCTTTGTCAGGATTTTTTTTAA
- a CDS encoding histidine kinase — MSIVIILCVSFYDFLTIPDDYDKAPIIRLDTILSTTVSLYLVLFPLLYLFRFIELKIQKTLKSIFTKTALIFLSTGFLPFICTVLLFGIVINHKGSFVNIQGDYLTLSKIFLFLMAIASIRALISFFIFKERNLIIENETKLSNLRELKTKAELKSLQSQINPHFLYNALNSIASLAHTNADKTEKMALSLSDLFKYTINRKGKKTSTVNDELEMVRSYLEIEQTRFGDRLEFVINAKEDVLQVEIPMFLLQPLVENAVKHGVSKVEDKGVIKLNIIKTDKGLEIEVIDNGPDFPEGLVSGHGLQTVHDLLRLSYGDKASLKWQNTPQKSISISIDKTA, encoded by the coding sequence ATGAGCATTGTTATCATACTTTGTGTGTCTTTTTATGATTTCTTAACAATACCTGATGATTATGACAAAGCACCAATAATAAGGTTAGACACAATTTTATCAACAACAGTATCATTATATTTAGTTTTATTTCCTCTTCTTTATTTGTTTCGCTTTATAGAACTAAAAATTCAAAAAACATTAAAAAGTATATTTACAAAAACAGCCTTAATTTTTTTATCAACAGGTTTTTTACCGTTTATCTGCACAGTGTTGCTATTTGGTATAGTAATAAATCATAAAGGAAGTTTTGTTAATATTCAAGGTGATTATTTAACACTATCTAAAATATTTTTATTTTTAATGGCAATCGCTTCAATACGTGCATTAATAAGTTTTTTCATTTTTAAAGAGCGAAATTTAATTATTGAAAACGAAACAAAACTTTCAAACTTAAGAGAACTAAAAACCAAAGCCGAATTAAAATCGTTACAATCTCAAATCAACCCCCATTTTTTATACAATGCTTTAAATTCTATTGCAAGTTTAGCGCATACAAATGCCGATAAAACAGAAAAAATGGCATTGTCGTTATCAGATTTGTTTAAATATACCATTAACCGAAAAGGAAAAAAGACAAGTACTGTAAATGACGAATTAGAAATGGTACGCAGCTATTTAGAAATAGAACAAACCCGTTTTGGAGATCGTTTAGAGTTTGTTATCAATGCAAAAGAAGATGTGTTACAAGTAGAAATTCCGATGTTTTTATTACAACCATTGGTAGAAAATGCGGTAAAACACGGTGTGTCTAAAGTTGAAGATAAAGGCGTTATAAAACTTAATATTATAAAAACAGACAAAGGTTTAGAAATTGAAGTCATAGACAATGGACCTGATTTTCCTGAAGGCTTGGTGAGCGGACATGGCTTACAAACGGTTCACGATTTATTACGCTTAAGTTATGGAGACAAAGCATCACTAAAGTGGCAAAATACGCCACAAAAAAGTATTAGTATTTCAATTGATAAAACAGCCTAA
- a CDS encoding TonB-dependent receptor plug domain-containing protein: MPTTLLSLGLKQFFGCFLVVILMSFKMYSQVTPTPSQEEISIPEIEKTYLHIDRSYYNIGESLWYKAYSVYAYNNLLFDKSNILYVELISPDSKILARNKTRLEEGLGHGDFKLTDSVGVKPGVYQIRAYTNWSRNFDKEFVFKKEIEIMDVFDRDASKTNKEYKAERKKIKNKTIEKPKYTFNTQFFPEGGSLIENIISIVAFKAVDNNGLPIVVKGKIFDSDENLVALTESVHDGMGKFQLKPTEGKAYYAKFMTLNGDEIEVPLPKVNKQGYLLSVKAKNGKHIVTIKTNQETLAMYPDAPITVIGATRAITYFEGTQSLNSTTLSFEVPETDFPEGISQITLYDANARPQSERLLYIEKNNDVKVEIATDKKVYKTKEKVIVTISSKTSSGEAVPASFSLSSTDMNGVSETKNYGTNISSYFFMESDIRGKVYNPGYYFDRSNSKRLDYLDLLLLTQGWRDFLWKKMPEINDSLAYKVEKGITISGKVKQLFGNKEKPDSNVTLALFNKGKVNILNNVTDTIGRFKFENLVFMGEASMMLNTQNEKGKNRGMLLLDSLYLPPMVVDFKRDSIIYTSENMVVKENIYEKHIMFGVAAENILDEVEIIAKKKNGPASLYGNADNTYVIDEKTQHFSDIFQLIQFSIPGVTAIGGVIGFNRYGARPAYILIDGVEWDQNDLMGIHTDDVAKIEAFKGPSAAIFGTRGGNGVIIIYTKEGVINKDPKPVFHSITQKIEGLHNARVFYSPEDIENPFFEMDNRRAIRNTLYWNPYVHPNENGTVEVTYSNSEVNTTVKVIIEGITATGIPVVKHAYYTIEE; encoded by the coding sequence ATGCCAACAACACTATTAAGTTTAGGATTAAAGCAGTTTTTTGGTTGTTTTTTAGTAGTCATTTTAATGAGTTTTAAAATGTATTCACAAGTAACACCAACACCTTCTCAAGAAGAAATTTCTATACCAGAAATTGAAAAAACATATCTTCATATAGATCGCTCTTATTATAATATAGGTGAATCCTTATGGTATAAGGCCTATTCGGTTTATGCCTATAATAACTTGCTATTTGATAAGAGCAATATCCTGTATGTAGAGTTAATTTCTCCTGATTCTAAAATACTTGCTAGAAATAAAACAAGGTTAGAAGAAGGGTTGGGGCATGGGGACTTTAAATTAACTGATTCTGTTGGAGTGAAGCCTGGTGTATATCAAATAAGAGCCTACACCAATTGGAGTCGTAATTTTGATAAGGAATTTGTTTTTAAGAAGGAGATTGAAATCATGGATGTTTTTGATAGAGATGCAAGCAAAACCAATAAAGAGTATAAAGCAGAGAGAAAAAAAATAAAGAACAAGACTATTGAAAAACCAAAATATACATTTAACACCCAGTTTTTTCCAGAGGGAGGTTCGCTTATAGAAAACATTATAAGCATTGTGGCTTTTAAAGCTGTTGATAATAATGGTTTACCTATTGTTGTAAAAGGCAAGATTTTTGATTCTGATGAAAACTTAGTTGCTTTAACGGAAAGTGTACATGATGGGATGGGTAAATTTCAACTAAAACCTACAGAAGGGAAAGCATACTATGCTAAATTTATGACTTTAAATGGTGACGAAATTGAGGTCCCACTTCCAAAAGTAAATAAGCAGGGCTATTTATTAAGTGTAAAAGCAAAAAACGGAAAACATATTGTAACAATTAAAACCAATCAAGAGACTTTAGCGATGTATCCAGACGCTCCTATCACTGTAATTGGTGCTACAAGAGCGATTACTTATTTTGAAGGAACGCAGTCTTTAAACAGTACAACGCTTTCTTTTGAAGTTCCCGAAACTGATTTTCCTGAAGGCATTAGTCAAATAACATTATACGATGCCAATGCGCGGCCTCAAAGTGAACGCTTGTTGTACATTGAAAAAAACAATGATGTAAAGGTTGAAATAGCAACAGATAAAAAAGTATACAAAACAAAAGAAAAAGTAATTGTAACTATTTCGTCTAAGACTTCTTCTGGTGAGGCTGTGCCAGCTAGCTTTTCATTAAGTAGTACAGACATGAATGGCGTTTCGGAAACAAAAAATTATGGAACGAATATTAGTTCGTATTTTTTTATGGAATCGGATATCAGAGGTAAAGTGTACAATCCCGGGTATTATTTCGATCGTTCTAATTCAAAAAGATTGGATTATTTAGATTTATTACTCTTAACACAAGGTTGGCGAGATTTTTTATGGAAAAAAATGCCCGAAATTAATGATAGTCTTGCGTATAAAGTTGAAAAGGGAATCACGATTTCAGGTAAGGTAAAGCAACTTTTTGGAAATAAAGAAAAACCAGATAGTAATGTTACGTTGGCCTTATTCAATAAGGGAAAAGTGAATATACTTAATAATGTAACAGATACTATTGGAAGATTTAAATTTGAAAATCTAGTTTTCATGGGAGAGGCTTCAATGATGCTAAATACCCAAAATGAGAAAGGAAAAAACCGAGGAATGCTTTTATTAGATTCCCTTTACTTGCCGCCAATGGTTGTCGATTTTAAGAGGGACAGTATCATTTATACCTCAGAAAATATGGTTGTAAAAGAAAATATATATGAAAAACACATCATGTTTGGTGTTGCTGCAGAAAATATATTGGACGAAGTTGAAATTATTGCAAAAAAGAAAAATGGACCAGCTAGTTTATATGGAAATGCAGATAACACTTATGTGATAGATGAAAAAACGCAACACTTTTCAGATATATTTCAACTCATCCAGTTTTCAATACCGGGCGTGACAGCCATTGGTGGTGTAATTGGGTTTAATAGATATGGTGCACGACCCGCATATATCTTGATTGATGGTGTTGAATGGGACCAAAACGATTTAATGGGTATTCATACAGATGATGTTGCAAAAATAGAAGCTTTTAAAGGTCCAAGTGCTGCAATATTTGGAACAAGAGGCGGAAATGGTGTCATAATTATTTACACAAAAGAAGGGGTTATTAATAAAGACCCAAAACCAGTCTTTCATTCTATAACACAAAAGATAGAAGGTTTACATAACGCACGTGTTTTTTATTCCCCAGAAGATATTGAAAATCCATTCTTCGAAATGGATAATAGAAGAGCCATACGCAATACGTTGTATTGGAATCCGTATGTGCATCCAAATGAAAATGGCACGGTAGAAGTAACATATAGTAACAGTGAGGTTAACACGACGGTAAAAGTCATTATAGAAGGGATCACCGCTACAGGTATTCCTGTGGTTAAGCATGCTTATTATACAATTGAAGAATAA
- a CDS encoding LytTR family DNA-binding domain-containing protein, with protein MSTKYSSIIIDDEPPARDRLLKLLGNFPETFHILDVAKNGREAKQKIEALNPDLIFLDIEMPGLTGFELLEALETIPMVIFCTAYGEYSLKAFETNSIDYLVKPVRLERLEKTIEKLKSLDRHFSTQNFSSLLKEITLQKEAKKMTSITVKKGDKLVFIKLEDVSHFEAGDKYVNVHAKNDIHLSEQSLTQLEQKLPDNFLRIHRAVIINTDYVNDVQKYFNSRFVITLSNPKKSSITTGRSYNDAIKTWMSL; from the coding sequence ATGAGTACAAAATATAGCTCTATCATTATAGACGATGAGCCACCAGCAAGAGACCGTTTATTAAAATTGCTAGGAAATTTTCCTGAAACGTTTCATATTTTAGATGTAGCTAAAAACGGACGAGAAGCCAAACAAAAAATAGAAGCCTTAAACCCCGATCTTATTTTTTTAGATATTGAAATGCCAGGGCTTACAGGCTTTGAGTTATTAGAAGCACTGGAAACAATTCCTATGGTTATATTTTGCACGGCTTATGGAGAATATTCTTTAAAAGCGTTTGAAACCAATAGCATCGATTATTTGGTAAAACCTGTCCGTTTGGAACGTTTAGAAAAAACCATTGAAAAACTAAAGTCACTTGATAGGCATTTTTCTACTCAAAATTTTTCAAGCTTGTTAAAAGAAATAACACTTCAAAAAGAAGCTAAAAAAATGACATCTATTACAGTTAAAAAAGGCGACAAACTTGTTTTTATAAAATTAGAAGATGTCTCACATTTTGAGGCAGGCGATAAGTATGTTAATGTACATGCTAAAAACGATATTCATTTAAGCGAGCAATCTTTAACCCAATTAGAACAAAAATTACCAGATAACTTTTTGCGCATTCATCGTGCTGTAATTATTAATACGGATTATGTTAACGATGTCCAAAAATACTTTAATAGTAGGTTTGTAATCACTTTAAGTAACCCTAAAAAAAGCAGTATTACAACTGGTAGAAGTTATAATGATGCGATTAAAACTTGGATGAGTTTATAA
- the dusB gene encoding tRNA dihydrouridine synthase DusB, whose product MVKIDNIELPDFPLLLAPMEDVSDPPFRALCKEQGADVVYTEFVSSEGLIRNAEKSVMKLDIYEKERPVGIQIFGANLDSMLQTIDIVAASKPDIIDINFGCPVKKVVSKGAGAGILKDVCLMEQLTAEMVKRTNIPITVKTRLGWDHDSIRIVEVAERLQDVGCKAIAIHGRTRAQMYKGEADWKPITEVKNNPRMHIPVFGNGDVDTPEKAMLMRDEFGLDGCMIGRASIGNPWFFKQVKHFFETGEHYRPITMQERVEAARRHLQMAIDWKGEILGVFETRRHYTNYFKGIPHFKEYRMKMVTNDHSKDVFAAFDEVLEKFGDFQFTE is encoded by the coding sequence GTGGTAAAAATAGACAACATAGAACTTCCCGATTTCCCATTGCTTTTAGCGCCTATGGAAGACGTAAGCGATCCACCTTTTCGTGCTTTATGTAAGGAACAAGGAGCCGACGTTGTTTATACCGAATTTGTTTCAAGTGAAGGCCTAATACGTAATGCCGAAAAAAGCGTTATGAAATTAGATATTTACGAAAAAGAGCGTCCTGTAGGTATCCAAATTTTTGGAGCCAATTTGGATAGTATGTTACAAACTATTGATATTGTAGCAGCTTCAAAACCTGATATTATCGATATCAATTTTGGTTGTCCCGTTAAAAAAGTAGTAAGTAAAGGAGCAGGTGCAGGTATTTTAAAAGATGTGTGCCTCATGGAGCAACTTACTGCCGAAATGGTTAAACGAACCAATATTCCTATTACTGTAAAAACGCGTTTGGGTTGGGATCACGATTCTATCAGAATTGTTGAGGTGGCTGAGCGTTTGCAAGATGTAGGCTGTAAAGCCATTGCTATTCATGGGCGCACCAGAGCGCAAATGTATAAAGGCGAAGCTGATTGGAAACCGATAACCGAGGTGAAAAATAATCCAAGAATGCACATTCCTGTGTTTGGAAACGGCGATGTAGACACTCCAGAAAAAGCCATGTTAATGCGCGACGAATTTGGATTAGATGGTTGTATGATTGGTCGTGCTAGTATTGGGAATCCATGGTTTTTTAAGCAAGTAAAACATTTTTTTGAAACAGGTGAGCATTACCGACCAATTACTATGCAAGAGCGTGTTGAGGCTGCTCGCCGTCATTTACAAATGGCGATAGATTGGAAAGGCGAAATTTTGGGTGTTTTTGAAACCCGCCGTCATTATACTAATTATTTTAAAGGCATTCCGCATTTTAAAGAATACCGAATGAAAATGGTAACTAACGACCATTCTAAAGATGTATTCGCAGCGTTTGATGAGGTGTTAGAAAAATTTGGTGACTTTCAGTTTACAGAGTAA
- a CDS encoding ABC transporter permease encodes MNVSLYIAKRYLRSKSSNNAINFITIIAVIGIILGSASLFVVLSGFAGLKDFTLQFSSIIDPDLKAEATVGKSFFLTEDETSKLNSIDEVALYSKIIEERAIVTFDNKNYPAIIKGVDEHFRKVVNIDSVIEYGSWLDQKSNQILVGYGIAHNLSMGVLDYAKHVTIYVPKPGKGQITSTKNAVNAINALNVGIFSVNEKLDDSHVFAPIDLAQHLLNYKPNQISAIEFKLKKGVDEALVKQKIQTILGENIMIKNKAQLNDALYKMLNTENLAVYLIFTLVLIIAFFNVIGSLIMMMLDKKKSLNTLFNIGVTVSDIRKIFFFQGSLMSILGGFIGLGVALIITLLQKGFALVMITPSLAYPVIIKVENFVIVFLTISILGIIASKIASVRISKSLVQNY; translated from the coding sequence TTGAATGTTTCCTTATATATAGCAAAACGTTATTTACGCTCTAAAAGCAGTAATAATGCTATTAATTTTATAACTATTATTGCTGTAATAGGAATTATTTTAGGGTCAGCTTCATTATTTGTAGTACTCTCTGGTTTTGCTGGTTTAAAAGATTTTACGCTACAATTTTCTAGCATTATTGACCCCGATTTAAAAGCTGAAGCTACCGTTGGGAAATCATTTTTTTTAACTGAAGATGAAACTTCTAAACTCAATAGTATAGATGAAGTTGCATTATATTCAAAAATTATTGAAGAGCGTGCTATTGTTACTTTTGATAACAAAAACTATCCTGCTATTATAAAAGGAGTTGACGAGCATTTTCGGAAAGTTGTAAATATAGATTCTGTTATAGAATATGGTAGTTGGCTAGACCAAAAATCTAATCAAATACTTGTGGGTTATGGCATTGCACACAACCTATCTATGGGAGTTTTAGACTATGCTAAACACGTTACCATTTATGTTCCAAAACCAGGAAAAGGACAAATAACTTCTACAAAAAATGCCGTTAATGCTATTAACGCTCTAAATGTTGGTATCTTTTCTGTAAATGAAAAACTAGATGACTCTCATGTTTTTGCACCTATAGATTTAGCACAACACTTACTAAACTACAAACCAAATCAGATAAGTGCTATAGAATTTAAGCTTAAAAAAGGTGTTGATGAAGCTCTTGTAAAACAAAAGATTCAAACAATTTTAGGCGAAAATATTATGATAAAAAATAAAGCCCAATTAAATGATGCGCTTTACAAAATGTTAAACACCGAAAATTTAGCAGTTTATTTAATATTTACGCTCGTACTAATTATCGCGTTTTTTAACGTAATAGGCTCTTTAATAATGATGATGTTAGATAAAAAGAAAAGTCTTAATACCCTTTTTAATATTGGTGTTACAGTCTCAGATATTCGTAAAATTTTCTTTTTCCAAGGTAGTTTAATGAGTATTCTTGGAGGATTTATAGGCTTAGGTGTTGCTTTAATAATTACTCTGCTACAAAAAGGATTTGCCTTGGTTATGATAACACCATCACTTGCTTACCCTGTTATCATAAAAGTTGAAAATTTTGTTATTGTGTTTTTAACTATTTCAATTTTAGGTATTATTGCTTCAAAAATAGCATCGGTACGCATTTCAAAATCGTTAGTTCAGAATTATTAG
- the rbfA gene encoding 30S ribosome-binding factor RbfA yields MSNLEESQRQKKIASVLQRDLVEVLQGAATQGGMHGILISVSKVKVTVDLSVAKVYLSIFPNNKGAELIEGIKSNAPLIKHEIAQRTKNQLRRMPRLEFFIDDSLEYIDQIDKSLKGKENPLADPNLLDKRKKS; encoded by the coding sequence ATGAGCAACTTAGAAGAAAGTCAAAGACAAAAAAAAATAGCATCGGTTTTACAACGCGATTTAGTTGAAGTACTTCAAGGTGCAGCTACACAAGGTGGTATGCATGGTATTTTAATATCGGTATCTAAAGTAAAAGTAACTGTCGATTTGTCGGTTGCTAAGGTATACTTAAGTATTTTTCCTAATAACAAAGGAGCGGAACTTATAGAAGGTATAAAATCTAATGCGCCATTAATTAAGCATGAAATAGCACAACGCACTAAAAATCAACTAAGACGCATGCCACGATTAGAGTTTTTTATTGATGATTCTTTAGAATATATCGATCAAATAGATAAATCGTTAAAGGGAAAAGAAAACCCACTTGCAGACCCAAATTTACTTGATAAAAGAAAAAAATCATAA